One Embleya scabrispora DNA segment encodes these proteins:
- a CDS encoding SAM-dependent methyltransferase: MSEAEWMSRDPREEPWPVVDLRLDVPHSARVYDYLIGGKTNFEPDRVAAKASVEAWPALPISMRTTRTFMQRAVRHLTERYGVRQFLDIGTGIPTSPNVHEIAQGIAPEARVAYVDNDPIVLTHARALMSSTPEGRTCYVDADLRDIDSIIDAPQLREVLDLSKPVALSLVAIVHFVLDRDDPQGLVRRLMDELAPGSFLVLTVFTGDTDPVGVGGVGREYNARGIPLQIRDRKETLAFFDGYELLDPGVTLVHHWRPDPDAPEIRDADIAMYGGVAVKNA, translated from the coding sequence ATGTCGGAAGCGGAGTGGATGTCGCGGGATCCGCGCGAGGAACCCTGGCCGGTGGTCGATCTGCGGCTGGACGTCCCGCATTCGGCCCGCGTCTACGACTACCTCATCGGCGGGAAGACCAACTTCGAACCCGACCGGGTGGCCGCGAAGGCGTCGGTGGAGGCGTGGCCGGCCCTGCCGATCTCGATGCGCACCACCCGCACCTTCATGCAGCGGGCGGTGCGACACCTCACCGAGCGGTACGGCGTACGGCAGTTCCTGGACATCGGCACCGGGATCCCGACCTCGCCGAACGTGCACGAGATCGCGCAGGGCATCGCCCCCGAGGCACGGGTCGCCTACGTCGACAACGACCCGATCGTGCTGACCCACGCGAGGGCGCTGATGTCGAGTACCCCCGAGGGCCGCACCTGCTATGTCGACGCCGACCTGCGCGACATCGACTCGATCATCGACGCCCCGCAGTTGCGCGAGGTGCTCGATCTGTCGAAGCCGGTGGCACTGTCCCTGGTCGCGATCGTGCACTTCGTGCTCGACCGGGACGACCCGCAGGGCCTGGTGCGGCGCCTGATGGACGAACTCGCCCCGGGCAGCTTCCTGGTGCTGACCGTGTTCACCGGCGACACCGACCCGGTGGGCGTCGGCGGGGTCGGGCGCGAGTACAACGCGCGCGGCATCCCGCTCCAGATCCGGGACCGGAAGGAAACGCTCGCCTTCTTCGACGGCTACGAGTTGCTGGACCCCGGAGTGACGCTGGTGCACCACTGGCGCCCGGACCCGGACGCGCCCGAGATCCGCGACGCGGACATCGCGATGTACGGCGGAGTGGCGGTCAAGAACGCCTGA
- a CDS encoding phytoene desaturase family protein, which produces MVRDGGRFDVVVVGGGHNGLVAAAYLARAGRSVVVVERLDEVGGAAVSARPFPGVDVRLSRYSYLVSLLPRKIVEDLRLPLVTRRRRIGSYTPRGADGLLVDTEDRAGTRAELTRFAGVRDADAWERFGAATGRLAERVFPTLTEPLRSEAEFRRLVDDERIWDAVFGQPLSGLIEAEFADDTVRGVVATDALIGTFAPMHDPALRQNRCFLYHVIGGGTGDWDVPVGGMGAVTASLADAARAAGAHLRTGATVTAVNPDGEVSYTIGDTEYRVAGGHVLAAVAPRTLGRLLGEPADGPAPEGSQLKVNMVLARLPRLRDPRADPRRAFAGTFHVNEGYAHIADAYEQAAAGRVPTLPPGEMYCHTLTDPSILGPGPRAAGVHTLTLFGLHMPARLFAGDHDDARAKALRAMLDSVDDVLAEPIEDCLLRDANGDPCLEVHTPFDLADELGLPAGHIFHRDLSWPYTPNGEPPGTWGVETAHERVLLCGAGARRGGGVSGVPGHNAAMAVLRGPARAPGERRRGDASR; this is translated from the coding sequence GTGGTGCGTGACGGTGGGAGATTCGACGTCGTCGTGGTCGGCGGCGGCCACAACGGCCTGGTCGCCGCCGCCTACCTGGCGCGGGCGGGGCGCTCGGTCGTGGTGGTGGAACGGCTCGACGAGGTCGGCGGCGCGGCGGTGTCGGCCCGGCCGTTCCCCGGGGTCGACGTGCGATTGTCGCGCTACTCGTACCTGGTCAGCCTGCTGCCCCGAAAGATCGTCGAGGACCTGCGGCTGCCCCTGGTGACGCGGCGTCGGCGGATCGGGTCGTACACCCCGCGCGGCGCCGACGGCCTGCTCGTGGACACCGAGGACCGGGCGGGCACCCGGGCCGAACTGACCCGGTTCGCCGGCGTACGCGACGCCGACGCGTGGGAGCGGTTCGGCGCGGCCACCGGCCGGCTGGCCGAGCGGGTGTTTCCCACGCTCACCGAACCGCTGCGCTCCGAGGCCGAGTTCCGTCGCCTCGTGGACGATGAGCGGATCTGGGACGCGGTGTTCGGACAACCCCTGTCGGGCCTGATCGAGGCGGAGTTCGCCGACGACACGGTGCGCGGCGTGGTCGCCACCGACGCCCTGATCGGCACGTTCGCCCCGATGCACGACCCCGCGCTGCGGCAGAACCGGTGTTTCCTCTACCACGTGATCGGCGGCGGTACGGGCGACTGGGACGTCCCGGTGGGCGGCATGGGCGCGGTCACCGCAAGCCTTGCCGACGCGGCGCGGGCGGCGGGCGCACACCTGCGCACGGGCGCGACGGTGACCGCCGTGAACCCCGACGGCGAGGTGTCCTACACGATCGGCGACACGGAGTATCGCGTGGCGGGCGGACACGTCCTGGCCGCCGTCGCGCCGCGGACGCTGGGCCGACTGCTGGGCGAGCCGGCCGACGGCCCGGCGCCGGAGGGGTCACAGCTCAAGGTCAACATGGTGCTGGCCCGGCTGCCGCGCCTGCGTGATCCGCGGGCCGATCCGCGGCGGGCGTTCGCGGGCACCTTCCACGTCAACGAGGGTTATGCCCACATCGCCGACGCGTACGAGCAGGCCGCGGCCGGACGCGTGCCGACGCTGCCGCCCGGCGAGATGTACTGCCACACCCTCACCGACCCCTCGATCCTCGGCCCCGGGCCCCGGGCCGCCGGGGTGCACACACTGACCCTGTTCGGCCTGCACATGCCTGCCCGCCTGTTCGCCGGCGACCACGACGACGCCCGGGCGAAGGCGCTGCGCGCGATGCTCGACTCCGTCGACGACGTGCTCGCCGAGCCGATCGAGGACTGTCTGCTGCGCGACGCGAACGGTGATCCGTGCCTGGAGGTGCACACGCCGTTCGACCTCGCGGACGAACTCGGGCTGCCCGCCGGGCACATCTTCCACCGCGACCTGTCCTGGCCGTACACGCCGAACGGCGAACCGCCCGGGACGTGGGGCGTCGAGACGGCCCACGAGCGCGTCCTGCTGTGCGGCGCCGGCGCCCGGCGCGGCGGCGGGGTGAGCGGCGTCCCCGGCCACAACGCGGCGATGGCGGTACTGCGCGGGCCGGCCCGCGCCCCGGGCGAGCGTCGGCGGGGCGACGCGTCCAGGTAG
- a CDS encoding immune inhibitor A domain-containing protein, producing the protein MTLLSASVLVAAGLSTATGAASVAAPVRVDNTRAVWNPGPEDTYLNTVEAEFPQGTGVDGEVTAADKARKAKEGRGSKDREGNPRAAGQLRRLEAESQRTGKSPEQLKAEKSGLAPGKQQNAKLLTVLVEFNENANDDFSGFNRRASVLDPSCVVEPPGTIKNGPLHNTIPDPALAGNDNNTPWVKDFSPEHFNKMLYTKQGITERMRKDLIGPDGKPGIDVSGYTMKNMYEEMSSGKYTVSGTATPWIKVPHSEAWYGAGACGKRQQDMSGHPNNPGGAETLAIDAVNELARSQPNFPWADYDKEDTGDADNDGNTQEPDGVVDHLVLVHSGKDKSSGGGAEGTYAIWAHSSAVAGGYTVPGNTVKVANYIVQPEDSGVGVFAHEYGHDLGLPDLYDNFSGGESDVNFWDLMASGSHSGPLFQSMPANMSAWSKYTLGWLTPQVLKVGDKPTIATLGQAAKTPKGTQQAVRVNLPDKVFRFSTPHSGTKAWYSSNDQQWADVKLVRDIAVPTGTDLKFQWWSDYSLEVDWDFGFVEVSTDGGATWKQLEVRDEAGTLVSTPPDYPDPNGNLRRFGKSTGLTGDSNGWRHDHVDLTAYAGQNIKLRLGVDTDAATQEKGWLADDFSLTNGGATVWSDDVEQGDNGWTPVAGSVGAGTRGAGWVRSDGTFNKEQYYLLEWRNLSGFDQGLKYTYTFGENGKRSKLAYNAPGLLVWLRDNEYPNNGILNFLDRSPSFGAKGELLLVDANPEPYRFPHLPSNEAANVEARVQSANAAFGFKDTPGFQACLRAGDHCANFAKTEPVRFFSDVLGYAPGVEAGPNGFVGKDRDGSTVVPARAPYSTKVTKPDGSPDFANYGKPFNNSVTGNGNPGLEKAYGVTVFPITPLPQNTGAVVWIAPARK; encoded by the coding sequence GTGACTTTACTGTCGGCTTCCGTACTCGTGGCCGCGGGACTTTCCACGGCGACCGGCGCCGCGTCCGTCGCCGCGCCCGTGCGGGTGGACAACACCAGGGCGGTGTGGAACCCCGGACCCGAGGACACCTATCTCAACACCGTCGAAGCCGAGTTCCCCCAGGGCACCGGCGTCGACGGCGAAGTGACCGCCGCGGACAAGGCCCGCAAGGCCAAGGAGGGGCGCGGCAGCAAGGACCGCGAGGGCAATCCGCGCGCGGCGGGGCAACTGCGCCGACTGGAAGCCGAGTCCCAGCGCACGGGCAAGAGCCCGGAGCAACTGAAGGCCGAGAAGAGCGGTTTGGCGCCGGGCAAACAACAGAACGCCAAATTGCTGACCGTTCTCGTCGAGTTCAACGAGAACGCCAACGACGACTTCTCCGGGTTCAACCGCCGTGCGAGCGTCCTGGACCCCTCCTGCGTCGTCGAACCGCCGGGCACCATCAAGAACGGCCCGCTGCACAACACGATCCCGGACCCGGCGCTCGCCGGGAACGACAACAACACGCCGTGGGTCAAGGACTTCAGCCCCGAGCACTTCAACAAGATGCTCTACACCAAGCAGGGCATCACCGAGCGCATGCGCAAGGACCTGATCGGTCCCGACGGCAAGCCGGGCATCGACGTCTCCGGCTACACGATGAAGAACATGTACGAGGAGATGTCGAGCGGCAAGTACACCGTCTCCGGCACCGCCACCCCGTGGATCAAGGTTCCGCACTCCGAGGCGTGGTACGGCGCGGGTGCCTGCGGCAAGCGTCAGCAGGACATGAGCGGACACCCGAACAACCCGGGGGGCGCGGAAACGCTCGCGATCGACGCGGTGAACGAACTCGCGCGCAGCCAGCCGAACTTCCCGTGGGCCGACTACGACAAGGAGGACACCGGCGACGCCGACAACGACGGCAACACGCAGGAGCCCGACGGCGTGGTCGACCACCTGGTCCTGGTGCACTCGGGCAAGGACAAGTCCTCCGGCGGCGGCGCCGAGGGCACGTACGCCATCTGGGCGCACTCCAGCGCCGTGGCGGGCGGCTACACCGTGCCCGGAAACACCGTCAAGGTCGCCAACTACATCGTGCAGCCGGAGGACTCCGGCGTGGGCGTGTTCGCCCACGAGTACGGCCACGACCTCGGTCTGCCGGACCTGTACGACAACTTCAGCGGCGGCGAGTCCGACGTCAACTTCTGGGACCTGATGGCCAGCGGCTCCCACTCGGGCCCGCTGTTCCAGTCGATGCCGGCCAACATGAGCGCGTGGTCCAAGTACACGCTGGGCTGGCTGACACCGCAGGTCCTGAAGGTGGGTGACAAACCCACGATCGCCACCCTGGGCCAAGCGGCCAAGACACCCAAGGGCACCCAACAGGCGGTCCGGGTCAACCTGCCCGACAAGGTGTTCCGATTCTCCACGCCGCACAGCGGCACCAAGGCGTGGTACTCGAGCAACGACCAGCAGTGGGCGGACGTGAAACTCGTCCGCGACATCGCGGTCCCGACCGGCACCGACCTGAAGTTCCAGTGGTGGAGCGACTATTCCCTGGAGGTGGACTGGGACTTCGGATTCGTCGAGGTCTCCACCGACGGCGGCGCCACGTGGAAACAGCTGGAGGTCCGCGACGAGGCGGGCACGCTGGTGTCCACCCCGCCGGACTACCCGGACCCGAACGGCAACCTGCGCCGGTTCGGCAAGAGCACCGGGCTCACCGGTGACAGCAACGGTTGGCGCCACGACCACGTGGACCTGACCGCCTACGCCGGGCAGAACATCAAACTGCGCCTGGGCGTCGACACGGACGCCGCGACGCAGGAGAAGGGTTGGCTCGCCGACGACTTCTCGCTCACCAACGGTGGCGCCACCGTGTGGTCGGACGACGTCGAGCAGGGCGACAACGGCTGGACTCCGGTGGCCGGTTCGGTCGGTGCCGGCACCCGCGGCGCCGGTTGGGTCCGCTCCGACGGTACGTTCAACAAGGAGCAGTACTACCTGCTCGAATGGCGCAACCTGTCCGGCTTCGACCAGGGCCTGAAGTACACCTACACGTTCGGCGAGAACGGCAAGCGCTCCAAGCTCGCCTACAACGCGCCGGGCCTGCTGGTGTGGCTCCGGGACAACGAGTACCCGAACAACGGCATCCTCAACTTCCTCGACCGCAGCCCGTCGTTCGGTGCCAAGGGCGAGTTGTTGCTCGTCGACGCGAACCCCGAGCCGTACCGCTTCCCGCACCTGCCGTCGAACGAGGCGGCCAACGTGGAGGCCCGGGTGCAGTCGGCGAACGCGGCGTTCGGCTTCAAGGACACCCCGGGATTCCAGGCCTGCCTTCGGGCCGGCGACCACTGCGCGAACTTCGCCAAGACGGAACCGGTGCGGTTCTTCTCCGACGTGCTCGGCTACGCGCCGGGTGTCGAGGCGGGTCCGAACGGATTCGTGGGCAAGGACCGCGACGGTTCCACCGTGGTCCCGGCTCGGGCGCCGTACTCGACCAAGGTGACCAAGCCGGACGGCTCGCCGGACTTCGCGAACTACGGCAAGCCGTTCAACAATTCGGTGACCGGCAACGGCAACCCCGGGCTGGAGAAGGCATACGGCGTGACCGTGTTCCCGATCACCCCGCTGCCGCAGAACACCGGCGCCGTCGTCTGGATCGCCCCCGCACGGAAGTAA